A region of Streptomyces deccanensis DNA encodes the following proteins:
- a CDS encoding ThuA domain-containing protein produces MAGPAGRLDAVLVCGGRWHDFDYARLRLLELLGEHPQVRTTVFQDYDCAAALEAADLLVTYTCDVRPRPAERKALARFVERGGRWLALHGTNAVIDPPANGGPRVFTTPRLLGELAAVLGSQFLAHPPIEPYEVRVTRPGHPLVAGIEPFTVSDELYVCELHGELEVLLHAEYTGPCRGFAEGDTAALDDAPRPVLYLKRHGLGEVCYFTLGHCRGRHDIQDLGVADTGRVDRGPWQTPQFMTVLRRCVGRVVAGAESPVGG; encoded by the coding sequence GTGGCGGGCCCGGCCGGCCGGCTGGACGCCGTACTGGTGTGCGGCGGCAGGTGGCACGACTTCGACTACGCGCGGCTGCGGTTGCTGGAGCTGCTCGGTGAGCATCCGCAGGTGCGTACGACGGTCTTCCAGGACTACGACTGCGCCGCCGCGCTGGAGGCGGCCGATCTGCTGGTGACCTACACCTGTGACGTCCGGCCCCGCCCGGCCGAGCGGAAGGCGCTGGCACGGTTCGTCGAACGGGGCGGGCGCTGGCTCGCCCTGCACGGCACCAACGCGGTGATCGACCCGCCCGCCAACGGCGGACCCCGGGTCTTCACCACCCCCCGGCTCCTCGGCGAACTGGCGGCCGTGCTCGGCAGCCAGTTCCTCGCCCATCCGCCGATCGAGCCCTACGAGGTGCGGGTGACCCGGCCCGGCCATCCGTTGGTCGCCGGCATCGAACCGTTCACCGTCAGCGACGAACTGTACGTGTGCGAGCTGCACGGCGAGTTGGAGGTGCTGCTGCACGCCGAGTACACGGGGCCGTGCCGGGGCTTCGCCGAGGGCGACACGGCGGCCCTGGACGACGCGCCTCGGCCGGTGCTGTATCTCAAGCGGCACGGTCTCGGCGAGGTCTGCTACTTCACCCTCGGCCACTGCCGGGGCCGCCACGACATACAGGACCTCGGCGTGGCGGACACCGGGCGGGTGGACCGTGGACCGTGGCAGACCCCGCAGTTCATGACGGTGCTGCGGCGCTGTGTGGGGCGGGTGGTGGCGGGAGCGGAGAGCCCGGTGGGCGGCTGA
- a CDS encoding PDR/VanB family oxidoreductase: protein MNDQLPSTETVLTVAHRITAADGVVSLTLRRPDGGTLPSWTPGAHIDVLLDGADGELIRQYSLCGRPEERGVWQIAVLREPHSRGGSAHVHDHLREGSTVRVRGPRNNFPLRPAARQLFVAGGVGITPVLSMVEAADAAGADWRLLYGGRTRTSMAFLDRLAPYGDRVLIRPQDEYGLLDLAAFLGPPEPDTLVHACGPEPLLQALREQCEDWPAGTLGVERFAPVETAAAGPAEAFEVELARSGLTLTVPPDHSVLEAVEKAGVEVAFSCREGTCGTCETDVLDGDPDHRDSLLTEDERAAGDTMLICVSRSCGPRLVLDL from the coding sequence ATGAACGACCAACTGCCGTCGACCGAGACGGTCCTCACCGTGGCGCACCGCATCACCGCCGCCGACGGTGTCGTCTCCCTCACCCTGCGCCGCCCCGACGGCGGGACACTTCCGTCCTGGACGCCGGGCGCCCACATCGACGTGCTCCTGGACGGTGCCGACGGCGAGCTGATCCGTCAGTACTCCCTGTGCGGGCGCCCGGAGGAACGCGGGGTGTGGCAGATCGCCGTGCTGCGCGAGCCGCACAGCCGTGGCGGCTCCGCCCATGTCCACGACCACCTGCGCGAAGGCTCCACCGTCCGGGTCCGTGGCCCCCGGAACAACTTCCCGCTGCGGCCCGCCGCACGTCAGCTGTTCGTGGCCGGCGGGGTCGGCATCACGCCCGTCCTGTCCATGGTCGAGGCCGCCGACGCCGCGGGAGCCGACTGGCGACTGCTGTACGGCGGCCGCACCCGCACCTCCATGGCGTTCCTGGACCGTCTCGCCCCGTACGGGGACCGTGTGCTGATCCGTCCCCAGGACGAGTACGGCCTGCTGGACCTCGCCGCCTTCCTCGGCCCACCCGAGCCGGACACCCTGGTGCACGCCTGCGGTCCCGAACCCCTGCTGCAGGCACTGCGGGAGCAGTGCGAGGACTGGCCGGCGGGCACGCTGGGCGTCGAGCGGTTCGCCCCGGTCGAGACGGCGGCGGCCGGTCCCGCCGAGGCCTTCGAGGTGGAACTCGCCCGCTCCGGGCTCACCCTCACCGTGCCACCGGACCACTCGGTGCTCGAAGCGGTGGAGAAGGCGGGCGTCGAGGTGGCCTTCTCCTGCCGGGAGGGCACCTGCGGCACCTGTGAGACCGACGTCCTCGACGGCGATCCCGACCACCGCGACTCGCTGCTCACCGAGGACGAGCGGGCCGCCGGCGACACCATGCTCATCTGCGTCTCCCGCTCGTGCGGGCCCCGCCTCGTCCTCGACCTGTGA
- a CDS encoding SDR family NAD(P)-dependent oxidoreductase codes for MDLGLTGAKALVTGASRGIGRAIAGTLAAEGCTLALCARGEEALAKAAAELRGEGATVFAEPVDVTDPAALAGFVERAALELGGLDLLVSNVSAGNVKGPDSWEASLRGDLIPFAGLVEAALPHLEASDRAAVVAIGTTNASDTARPAGANSYSALKAAVVQHASALAHALAPKGIRVNTVSPGPIDFPGGAWETIRTSRPEVYEEVLAKLPIGRYGTAEDVAAAVAFLLGRTGSFCVGVNLVVDGGLLTRVQY; via the coding sequence ATGGATCTGGGACTGACAGGCGCGAAGGCGCTGGTGACCGGCGCGAGCCGGGGCATCGGCCGGGCGATCGCCGGCACCCTGGCGGCCGAGGGCTGCACGCTGGCGCTGTGCGCCCGGGGCGAGGAGGCGCTCGCCAAGGCCGCGGCCGAACTGCGCGGCGAGGGAGCGACGGTGTTCGCCGAACCGGTCGACGTCACCGACCCGGCCGCGCTCGCGGGCTTCGTGGAGCGGGCGGCCCTTGAGCTGGGCGGCCTGGACCTGCTGGTGTCCAACGTGTCGGCGGGCAACGTCAAGGGCCCGGACTCGTGGGAGGCGAGCCTGCGCGGCGACCTGATCCCGTTCGCGGGACTGGTCGAGGCGGCCCTGCCGCACCTGGAGGCCTCCGACCGAGCCGCCGTCGTCGCCATCGGCACCACCAACGCCTCCGACACCGCCCGGCCCGCCGGCGCCAACTCCTACTCCGCGCTGAAGGCCGCCGTCGTCCAGCACGCCTCGGCCCTCGCGCACGCCCTCGCGCCGAAGGGCATCCGCGTCAACACCGTCTCGCCCGGCCCGATCGACTTCCCCGGCGGCGCCTGGGAGACCATCCGCACCAGCCGACCGGAGGTGTACGAGGAGGTCCTCGCCAAGCTGCCGATCGGCCGCTACGGCACGGCGGAGGACGTGGCCGCCGCCGTGGCGTTCTTGCTCGGCCGGACCGGCTCCTTCTGCGTCGGCGTCAACCTCGTGGTGGACGGCGGGCTGCTGACCCGCGTCCAGTACTGA
- a CDS encoding aldo/keto reductase: MEYRRLGASGLKVPALSFGAGTFGGRGPLFGAWGNTDAQEARRLVDICLDAGITMFDTADVYSGGASEEVLGEAIKGRRDQAIVSTKTGLPMGEGPGDAGSSRSRLITACEDALRRLGTDYIDLFQLHAFDAGTPIEEVLSTLDDLVRAGKVRYVGISNFSGWQAMKSLSIAERHGHPRYVAHQVYYSLIGRDYEWELMPLGLDQGLGALVWSPLGWGRLTGKVRRGRPLPATSRLHHTAEYGPPVEDEHLYRVVDALDEIAQETGRSIPQIALNWLLQRPTVSSVIIGARDEDQLRQNLGAVGWTLTPDQMAKLDTASGRTAPYPHFPYQRQEGFARLNPPVVAPRPAA, from the coding sequence ATGGAGTACAGGCGGCTGGGCGCATCCGGCCTCAAGGTCCCCGCACTGAGTTTCGGCGCCGGCACCTTCGGCGGCCGAGGACCGCTGTTCGGGGCCTGGGGCAACACCGACGCACAAGAAGCACGCCGTCTCGTGGACATCTGCCTCGACGCCGGGATCACGATGTTCGACACCGCCGACGTCTATTCCGGCGGGGCCTCCGAGGAGGTGCTCGGCGAAGCGATCAAAGGCCGCAGGGACCAGGCGATCGTGTCCACCAAGACCGGCTTGCCCATGGGCGAGGGCCCGGGCGATGCGGGTTCCTCCCGTTCCCGCCTGATCACCGCGTGCGAGGACGCCCTGCGCCGGCTCGGCACCGACTACATCGACCTCTTCCAGCTGCACGCGTTCGACGCCGGCACGCCGATCGAGGAAGTCCTGTCCACGCTCGACGATCTCGTCCGGGCGGGGAAGGTGCGCTACGTCGGCATCTCCAACTTCTCCGGCTGGCAGGCGATGAAGTCCCTCTCGATCGCGGAGAGACACGGCCACCCGCGTTATGTCGCGCATCAGGTCTACTACTCCCTCATCGGCCGCGACTACGAATGGGAGCTGATGCCCCTGGGGCTGGATCAGGGCCTCGGAGCCCTCGTCTGGAGCCCCCTCGGCTGGGGCCGGCTCACCGGCAAGGTCCGCCGGGGCCGGCCGCTGCCGGCCACCAGCCGACTGCACCACACCGCGGAGTACGGCCCGCCGGTCGAGGACGAACACCTCTACCGCGTGGTCGACGCCCTCGACGAGATCGCGCAGGAGACCGGCAGGAGCATTCCGCAGATCGCCCTCAACTGGCTGCTGCAGCGGCCGACCGTCTCCTCCGTCATCATCGGCGCCCGCGACGAGGACCAGCTTCGCCAGAACCTCGGCGCCGTCGGCTGGACGCTCACGCCCGACCAGATGGCGAAACTCGACACCGCGAGCGGCAGGACAGCGCCCTACCCGCACTTCCCTTACCAACGCCAGGAAGGCTTCGCCCGCCTCAACCCACCGGTTGTCGCGCCTCGGCCTGCCGCATGA
- a CDS encoding acyl-CoA dehydrogenase family protein: protein MSQPDPDTWRTEVRQWLTTVLEPARPQRSTGDAAGLAVFHNLPEDEERLLLERCRAYQRARFDAGYQALTLPRDKGGAGLTAAHAAAFAEEESAFDVPPSTELISVTVRLVAMAVSLFGTPEQRQDHARAFLRTDLLACQLFSEPGAGSDLAALRTRARREGEEWVIDGQKVWTSGAQFAEYGLLLARTDPEVVKQAGITAFLVPMDAPGVEVRPIRQMSGGASFNEVFLSGVRVPDRLRIGQPGQGWEVATATLGFERTASGSGNRRKGGTFTDVLALARSLGRTDDPLVRQRLADLYVRTELRAATVDRVARASASGGRPGPEASLTKLMASDLLTRTGQVAAELMGARISADTGEPGTFAWTEHLLGAPGYRLAGGTDQIQRNLIGERVLRLPPEPRVDRVPFSQLPGN from the coding sequence ATGTCCCAGCCCGATCCGGACACATGGCGCACAGAGGTCCGACAGTGGCTGACCACTGTCCTCGAGCCGGCGCGACCGCAACGGAGCACCGGCGACGCCGCCGGCCTCGCGGTGTTCCACAACCTTCCCGAGGACGAGGAGCGCCTGCTGCTGGAGCGCTGCCGCGCCTACCAGCGCGCCCGCTTCGACGCCGGCTACCAGGCCCTGACCCTTCCTCGTGACAAGGGCGGCGCCGGTCTGACCGCCGCCCACGCCGCGGCTTTCGCCGAGGAGGAGTCGGCCTTCGACGTACCGCCGTCCACCGAACTGATCAGCGTCACGGTGCGCCTGGTCGCGATGGCCGTCTCCCTGTTCGGGACTCCCGAGCAACGCCAGGACCACGCACGCGCGTTCCTGCGTACGGACCTGCTCGCCTGCCAGCTCTTCAGCGAGCCCGGCGCCGGCTCCGACCTCGCCGCGCTGCGTACCCGCGCCCGGCGGGAGGGCGAGGAGTGGGTGATCGACGGACAGAAGGTGTGGACCTCCGGGGCGCAGTTCGCCGAGTACGGCCTGCTGCTCGCCCGCACCGATCCCGAGGTCGTCAAACAGGCGGGCATCACCGCCTTCCTGGTCCCGATGGACGCCCCCGGCGTGGAGGTGCGCCCCATCCGGCAGATGAGCGGCGGCGCCTCCTTCAACGAGGTCTTCCTCAGCGGGGTCCGCGTCCCGGACCGGCTCCGCATCGGGCAGCCGGGGCAGGGCTGGGAGGTCGCCACCGCCACCCTCGGCTTCGAACGGACCGCCTCCGGCAGCGGCAACCGTCGCAAGGGCGGCACCTTCACCGACGTTCTCGCCCTCGCCCGCTCGCTCGGCCGCACCGACGACCCACTGGTCCGCCAGCGCCTCGCCGACCTGTACGTCCGCACCGAACTGCGCGCCGCCACCGTGGACCGCGTCGCCCGCGCGAGCGCCTCCGGCGGCCGGCCCGGCCCCGAGGCGTCGCTGACCAAGCTGATGGCCTCCGACCTGCTCACCCGCACCGGGCAGGTCGCCGCCGAACTCATGGGCGCCCGGATCAGCGCCGACACCGGAGAGCCGGGCACGTTCGCCTGGACCGAGCACCTGCTCGGCGCCCCCGGCTACCGGCTCGCCGGAGGCACCGACCAGATCCAGCGCAACCTGATCGGCGAACGCGTACTGAGGCTTCCGCCGGAACCACGCGTGGACCGGGTGCCGTTCTCGCAACTCCCCGGCAACTGA
- a CDS encoding NAD(P)-dependent alcohol dehydrogenase, with amino-acid sequence MKAVQYRKVGQAPEVVEVPVPEPGPGQVLLKVTAAGLCHSDLAVMGWPEEQFPYALPMTLGHEGAGTVAAVGSGVEGLAEGDAVAVYGPWGCGRCRKCGQGKENCCPHAAGLGIAPPGLGRPGALAEYMLVDSPRHLVPLNGLDPVQAAPLTDAGLTPYHAIAKSLPKLVPGSTAVVIGVGGLGHLAVQLLRALTPARVVALDVSKEKLELATTVGAHEALLSDDAAAGRIRELTGGVGAEVVLDFVGAEATLAVAAASVAVEGDVTIVGLGGGTLAVGFGGGLPFEVSATFPYWGSRVELMEVVELARQGLVSSHVETFSLEETPTAYERLHAGEINGRAVVLPHG; translated from the coding sequence GCTGTTGAAGGTGACGGCGGCGGGGCTGTGCCACTCCGACCTCGCGGTCATGGGCTGGCCCGAGGAGCAGTTCCCGTACGCGCTGCCGATGACGCTCGGCCACGAGGGCGCCGGAACCGTCGCGGCGGTGGGCAGCGGGGTCGAGGGACTGGCGGAGGGCGACGCGGTGGCGGTGTACGGGCCGTGGGGCTGCGGTCGCTGCCGCAAGTGCGGGCAGGGCAAGGAGAATTGCTGTCCCCACGCCGCCGGGCTCGGCATCGCGCCGCCCGGGCTCGGCCGGCCCGGCGCACTGGCCGAGTACATGCTCGTGGACTCGCCCCGCCACCTGGTGCCGCTGAACGGGCTCGACCCGGTCCAGGCGGCACCGCTCACCGACGCCGGGCTGACGCCGTACCACGCGATCGCGAAGTCGCTGCCCAAGCTGGTGCCGGGCAGTACGGCGGTCGTGATCGGCGTCGGTGGGCTCGGCCATCTGGCCGTGCAGCTGCTGCGCGCGCTGACGCCGGCCCGGGTGGTCGCGCTCGACGTGAGCAAGGAGAAGCTGGAGCTGGCGACGACCGTCGGCGCGCATGAGGCACTGCTCTCCGACGACGCGGCGGCCGGACGGATCCGGGAGCTCACCGGCGGGGTGGGAGCGGAGGTGGTGCTGGACTTCGTGGGAGCGGAGGCCACGTTGGCCGTCGCCGCCGCGTCCGTGGCGGTGGAGGGCGATGTGACGATCGTCGGCCTCGGCGGGGGCACGCTGGCGGTCGGCTTCGGCGGCGGTCTGCCGTTCGAGGTGTCCGCGACGTTCCCCTACTGGGGCAGCCGCGTGGAGCTGATGGAGGTCGTCGAGCTGGCACGGCAGGGGCTCGTCTCCTCCCACGTGGAGACCTTCTCCCTGGAGGAGACGCCGACCGCGTACGAGCGCCTGCACGCGGGCGAGATCAACGGCCGCGCGGTGGTGCTGCCGCACGGCTGA
- a CDS encoding AMP-binding protein, whose amino-acid sequence MSLLPFDRRARETPDEAALVDDWEVLSWSGLADQVERVAARLLEIAPGPHDRVVVLGDNAIPTVVAHLAGLRAGVGTVATSRHLTPGELVDQIIDAGATGIIAGPAGAGAALDAARELGLPLVLHGTTAIGHAFDWDLWLAATPPGRTLPEGRPARPPLVYTSGTTGRARGTEVRWVSGPVADSAAYLAAIAVRPGFPPGPHLVCGPLQHNAALTSLRHLAAGQQVVVLGRYDPAIFLSRVAKWRVTSTVMVPTHFQRLLALPDEVRARYDVSSLTQVSHTGSACPPDVKRAMIEWFGPVLTESYGASEAGTVARISSTEWLEHPGSVGRAQPPFEVLVTDDDGRPLPPGERGLLAFRAPEDRGVRYHADPEKTKSAYLSPGVFTLGDIGYVDADGYIFITDRAADVVVSGGVNLYPAESEEVLRQHPAVAEVAVIGVPDADFGESLRALVVAGAEEPSAEDLDRFCRERLAAYKCPKAYEFVPELLRNAMGKLDKRAMRRPYWHSERTIAG is encoded by the coding sequence ATGTCGCTGCTGCCATTCGACCGTCGCGCCCGGGAGACCCCGGACGAAGCCGCCCTGGTGGACGACTGGGAAGTGCTGTCCTGGTCCGGTCTCGCCGACCAGGTGGAGCGGGTCGCGGCGCGGCTGCTGGAGATCGCCCCCGGCCCGCACGACCGGGTCGTCGTCCTGGGCGACAACGCCATCCCGACCGTCGTGGCCCATCTGGCCGGACTGCGCGCCGGAGTGGGGACCGTGGCCACGTCCCGGCATCTGACCCCGGGTGAGCTGGTGGACCAGATCATCGACGCGGGGGCGACCGGCATCATCGCCGGCCCCGCCGGGGCGGGTGCCGCCCTGGACGCGGCCAGGGAACTGGGTCTGCCGCTGGTGCTGCACGGGACCACGGCGATCGGGCACGCCTTCGACTGGGACCTGTGGCTGGCGGCCACGCCCCCCGGACGGACCCTTCCGGAGGGCCGGCCCGCCCGGCCGCCCCTCGTCTACACCTCGGGCACCACCGGCCGGGCGCGCGGCACCGAGGTGCGCTGGGTGAGCGGCCCGGTCGCCGACAGCGCCGCGTATCTGGCCGCGATCGCCGTCCGGCCCGGGTTCCCGCCGGGGCCGCACCTCGTGTGCGGCCCGCTGCAGCACAACGCGGCGCTGACGTCGCTGCGACACCTCGCGGCCGGCCAACAGGTGGTCGTCCTCGGCAGATACGACCCGGCGATCTTCCTGAGCCGTGTCGCGAAGTGGCGGGTCACCTCCACCGTCATGGTGCCCACCCACTTTCAACGGCTGCTCGCCCTGCCGGACGAGGTACGCGCCCGGTACGACGTCTCCAGCCTCACGCAGGTCTCCCACACGGGCTCCGCGTGTCCGCCGGACGTCAAGCGGGCCATGATCGAGTGGTTCGGTCCGGTGCTGACCGAGTCCTATGGCGCCAGTGAGGCGGGCACCGTGGCCCGCATCAGCAGCACCGAGTGGCTGGAACACCCCGGCTCGGTGGGGCGCGCCCAGCCCCCGTTCGAGGTGCTCGTCACCGACGACGACGGACGGCCGCTGCCACCCGGCGAGCGTGGGCTCCTCGCGTTCCGCGCCCCCGAGGACCGGGGCGTGCGCTACCACGCGGACCCGGAGAAGACGAAGTCCGCCTACCTCTCCCCCGGCGTCTTCACCCTCGGCGACATCGGCTACGTCGACGCGGACGGCTACATCTTCATCACCGACCGGGCCGCCGACGTCGTGGTCTCCGGCGGGGTCAACCTGTACCCGGCGGAGAGTGAGGAGGTGCTGCGGCAGCACCCGGCGGTCGCGGAGGTGGCGGTCATCGGGGTGCCCGACGCGGACTTCGGCGAGTCGCTGCGGGCGCTGGTCGTGGCGGGCGCCGAGGAGCCGTCGGCCGAGGACCTGGACCGGTTCTGCCGCGAGCGACTGGCCGCCTACAAGTGCCCGAAGGCGTACGAGTTCGTTCCGGAGCTGCTGCGCAACGCGATGGGCAAGCTCGACAAACGCGCGATGCGCCGCCCCTACTGGCACTCCGAGCGAACCATCGCGGGCTGA
- a CDS encoding acetyl-CoA C-acyltransferase: MPGSVIVSGARTPIGRLMGALSTVSAVDLGAHAIRAALAAARLDPGAVEAVVLGHVVQAGAGPNTARQAAIRAGVPFSVPASTVNKLCPSGLHAIALADLMIASGRHEVVVAGGMESMSGAPHLLRGARTGWKYGATAVEDALDRDALVCAFDGVSMGAATERYQQPFALTREEQDEYSALSHQRAARARESGALGEEIAPFTVTGRRGETVVDTDEGVRPDSTAESLGRLKPAFSPGGTVTAGNSSQLSDGAAAVVVMSAERARREGLTPLAEIGAYGTVAGPDPSLLVQPAGAVLDALSRDGRLKAADLDLFEINEAFAGVALASVRELEIPLEKVNVNGGAIALGHPVGMTGARLVLTLAAELRRRGGGTGAAALCGGGGQGDALLLHVPAQA, encoded by the coding sequence ATGCCCGGATCCGTCATCGTCTCCGGCGCCAGAACACCCATCGGCAGACTGATGGGTGCCCTGAGCACCGTGTCAGCCGTCGACCTCGGCGCCCACGCAATCCGCGCGGCACTGGCCGCCGCGCGCCTGGACCCGGGTGCGGTGGAGGCCGTCGTCCTCGGTCATGTCGTCCAGGCGGGGGCCGGCCCCAATACGGCACGGCAGGCCGCGATCCGCGCCGGAGTCCCGTTCTCCGTGCCCGCGAGCACCGTCAACAAGCTCTGTCCGTCGGGTCTGCACGCCATCGCCCTGGCCGACCTCATGATCGCCTCGGGCCGTCACGAGGTGGTCGTCGCGGGCGGCATGGAGTCCATGTCGGGCGCGCCGCACCTGCTGCGCGGAGCACGTACCGGATGGAAGTACGGCGCGACCGCCGTCGAGGACGCCCTCGACCGCGACGCCCTCGTGTGCGCCTTCGACGGTGTCTCCATGGGCGCGGCGACCGAGCGGTACCAGCAGCCGTTCGCCCTGACCCGCGAGGAGCAGGACGAGTACAGCGCGCTCTCCCACCAACGGGCCGCCCGCGCCCGGGAGTCCGGCGCGCTGGGCGAGGAGATCGCCCCGTTCACGGTGACGGGACGGCGCGGCGAGACGGTGGTGGACACCGACGAGGGCGTACGGCCGGACAGCACGGCCGAGAGCCTCGGCCGTCTGAAGCCGGCGTTCTCCCCTGGGGGCACCGTCACCGCGGGCAACTCCTCCCAGCTCTCCGACGGCGCCGCGGCGGTCGTCGTGATGAGCGCGGAACGCGCCCGGCGGGAGGGCCTCACCCCGCTCGCCGAGATCGGCGCCTACGGCACGGTCGCCGGCCCCGACCCCTCCCTGCTGGTCCAGCCGGCCGGCGCGGTGCTCGACGCCCTGTCCCGGGACGGCCGGCTGAAGGCCGCCGACCTGGATCTGTTCGAGATCAACGAGGCGTTCGCCGGAGTGGCCCTCGCCTCCGTACGCGAGCTGGAGATCCCCTTGGAGAAGGTGAACGTCAACGGCGGTGCCATCGCGCTCGGCCACCCGGTCGGCATGACGGGCGCCCGCCTCGTGCTGACCCTCGCGGCGGAGCTGCGGCGACGCGGCGGCGGCACCGGGGCGGCGGCCCTGTGCGGGGGCGGCGGCCAGGGCGACGCGCTGCTGCTGCACGTGCCGGCACAGGCCTGA
- a CDS encoding TetR/AcrR family transcriptional regulator produces the protein MGFDEGADPGTVRPGGRTARVRASVLRAAGDALAEHGFAHLDLADVARRAEVGRTTVYRRWGTVTGLVADLLLDMAEQSLPRTETGSLLGDLTANARLVQRTLADPRQGALFKAVIAAATCEAKTAEALHRFYDIRVNEWAPCVQQAVDRGEVPEGTDAHEVIRAVSAPLYYRLLTSGDRLDEAAAEQAAEAAAAAARAGAYVRGDEGRGEDE, from the coding sequence ATGGGGTTTGACGAGGGTGCGGATCCGGGGACCGTCCGTCCTGGAGGGCGCACGGCGCGGGTGCGGGCGTCGGTGCTGCGTGCGGCCGGGGACGCCTTGGCGGAGCATGGCTTCGCCCACCTGGACCTCGCTGACGTCGCCCGCCGTGCGGAGGTGGGCAGGACCACCGTCTACCGCCGATGGGGGACGGTCACCGGCCTGGTGGCCGATCTGCTGCTGGACATGGCCGAGCAGTCACTGCCGCGTACCGAGACCGGCTCCCTGCTCGGTGACCTCACAGCCAACGCCCGGCTCGTGCAGCGCACGTTGGCCGACCCGCGGCAAGGAGCGCTGTTCAAGGCGGTGATCGCCGCCGCCACCTGCGAGGCGAAGACAGCCGAGGCCCTGCACCGCTTCTACGACATCCGCGTCAATGAGTGGGCACCCTGCGTTCAACAGGCCGTCGACCGGGGCGAGGTGCCCGAGGGCACCGACGCCCACGAGGTCATCCGCGCGGTCTCCGCCCCCCTCTACTACCGTCTCCTGACCAGCGGCGACCGCCTCGACGAAGCCGCCGCCGAACAGGCCGCCGAGGCCGCCGCGGCTGCGGCGCGCGCGGGAGCGTACGTGCGGGGCGACGAAGGCCGTGGAGAGGACGAGTGA
- a CDS encoding histidine phosphatase family protein: protein MTELLLIRHGLPLAGVYDPGLSPEGTVQAERLAAWLGTEDIDALYTSPFRRARETVAPLERLTGMTATVLDDLREWDTDVSHPYTPPEQIGADDPRAAALAEGRYEDFVPDLDWDAFRARAVRAMDTILDAHPGGRVAAVCHGGITNTYLATVLGLPRMFWFHPGYTSICRVRRLPGGRIVPHSVNETAHMIAERAVDAVA from the coding sequence ATGACCGAACTCCTCCTCATCCGGCACGGCCTCCCCCTGGCGGGCGTGTACGACCCGGGGCTGTCGCCGGAGGGCACCGTCCAGGCGGAGCGCCTCGCGGCCTGGCTCGGGACCGAGGACATCGACGCCCTGTACACCAGCCCGTTCCGGCGGGCCCGCGAGACGGTGGCGCCCCTGGAACGGCTCACCGGCATGACCGCGACCGTGCTGGACGACCTGCGCGAGTGGGACACGGACGTCTCGCACCCCTACACCCCGCCGGAGCAGATCGGCGCGGACGATCCCCGGGCGGCGGCCCTCGCCGAGGGGCGGTACGAGGACTTCGTGCCCGATCTGGACTGGGACGCCTTCCGCGCGCGTGCCGTACGGGCCATGGACACCATCCTCGACGCCCATCCCGGCGGGCGGGTCGCGGCCGTGTGCCACGGCGGCATCACCAACACCTACTTGGCGACGGTGCTCGGCCTGCCCAGGATGTTCTGGTTCCACCCCGGCTACACCTCGATCTGCCGGGTACGGCGGCTGCCGGGCGGCCGGATCGTCCCGCACTCGGTGAACGAGACGGCCCACATGATCGCCGAGCGCGCCGTCGACGCGGTCGCCTGA